One window from the genome of Leptospira broomii serovar Hurstbridge str. 5399 encodes:
- a CDS encoding STAS domain-containing protein, whose product MILKSLTRDNHLVLSVQEDILMDNSRDFYVEFEESVRSGYPATISFHLGLVKFIDSSGIGIIIKVRNQIRDRNGIVNIFGLNKSLHSVFRLSGLDRIVNLYTMEEFLEKYPNFSEFLRGD is encoded by the coding sequence ATGATTCTCAAAAGTCTCACCCGAGACAATCATCTCGTTCTCTCGGTCCAAGAGGATATCCTGATGGATAATTCCCGTGACTTTTACGTGGAGTTTGAGGAAAGCGTCCGGTCAGGATACCCTGCAACTATCAGTTTTCACCTCGGCCTGGTCAAATTTATAGATTCCTCGGGGATAGGGATTATCATTAAAGTCAGGAACCAAATCCGGGATAGAAATGGTATTGTAAACATCTTTGGCTTAAATAAGTCGCTTCATTCCGTTTTTAGGCTTTCCGGGCTGGATCGAATTGTAAACCTTTACACTATGGAAGAATTCCTGGAAAAATATCCGAACTTTTCGGAATTTCTCCGGGGAGACTGA